TGGGCAGTAACTAGTAAGTCTTGGCTGCTGCTAACTTTATTCCTGATCTATGGCTGTCCCCTGGTGGTTTTCCTGGGAAACTCAAGCCAAGGAAATCCAAGGCTCTAGTGGGATGAAGTCAACTGGACCAAACAGCTTACTTggtcaatctttttttaaaaaagattttatttatttataagagatgcagagagagaggggaagagacagagggagaagcaggctccatgcagggagcctgatgtgggactcgatcccgagacaccaggatcatgccctgggcctgaggcaggcactaaactgctgagctacccagggatcccctttacttGGTCAATCTAAAAGCAGCCCAATCTAAAAGAGATGGCCTTTCAAGGTCCACATTTCCCAACTCACTTGTGAAGAGGGGTGTAATACCTGTGACTGCTAAAAGCTGATTGACAGTACATTGATTAAAAGAGGCagcaagagggcagccctggtggctcagcagtttagtgccgccttcagcccagggtgtgatcgtggagactgagtcccaggttgggctcccatggaggctgcttctccctctgcctgtgtctctgcctctctctctgtctctcatgaataaataaataaaatcttaaaaaacaacaacaaaaaacaggcCGCAAGATATATGCCCCATGATTATACTTGGACTTCAAAAGCAGGAAATGCCAAGATTTAATTAACTTGGCCATTATTTGCCACaacttcacatttcatttttaagctcCTATGCTTTCTTCATGGCTCAAGGCTCCCAAAAGACTACTATGCTTCATGCCAACTTATAACCTTTTACTCCCTGCCCTTTCCCCTACCTGCCAATTTAGTTCCCTTGACCTTCCAGATGTTATTACTCAACTATACTCAACTAAGTGGTGTGTGCTTTCACTGCTTCTTTCAAGCACATATGGTTGTTAAGAGTGAGCAAAATATAGCAAAACAATAAGGTCATTTTGCATAAAACAGGCAAAGTCTAATTGGGCAAAGAGGGAAGAAATGACAGTTTCTGAAAAGAGTCACGTCTTCACTTCACTCTGGGCCCATGGTACCTGTGTCTACCTTCCACAGATCTGGGGGAAAACACTTTGAAAGAAGTAGGTGATCACCACCAACATGCAGAAGACAAGACcaccaagttttatttattcaaaaggaCATTTCCAGTTGCACAAAGAGGCCACAAGTTagtgttgttaaaaaaaaaaaaaatcaaacatctgCTAATCAAGTGCTGCATTTAATGAAAACCACCTtagacagaaaaggagacaggagaGAACTATAGAGAACTGGCCACTCAGACGTGAGTTTCTGTGGTTGAGCATGTCCCCTCCATTGACATGCTGGGCACCACTGGACAGCCAGTCACTGTTGTtgaagcagcagagctggaggTGCTGTCACAGGTCAGCAGACTTGCTGGCCCAATGTACGGAACTCAAGGAGGCACTTGGAGATGAGGAACTTGCGGATGTAATATCCCAGGAGGTGAGGGAGGTTGGGAACCCGTCCTCCGCTGCAAAGACTGATCACCCGAGGGCAAATTATCCAAGGGCCCTGTGCAGCCTCATTTGGGTCCTGACCCGCTGGACCCTCCGTATTCCAACAGCAAGAAACACTGAGGACAATTAAATTCATGcctatccctccctctctcttcttccctctaaCCCTTCAAAGAAGATATTACAAGGGCAATAGTTCTGAGCTCTCAGGAAACAGGGTCTGGAAccttctggaggctgagaagcatAAAATGGTGGTGTGGAAATTCCTTTCATCTTATGGCACTGATTTAGGTTAGACTGGatttctcctgccctccctccacttgtgctctctcacccCCAGATGGACATACTGGCCTAAACAGCACTAGCCTTCAATCTGAACTGGGATTTCCCAGCAGAAGAGATGCTGATTGTTGTCGCCCAGAAGCATCCACTGCACCACCAGTTTTAtctggataaaagagaaaaagaattgggAAAAATGAAAGGACCTTGCCTCAATCCAGAACTGATTTAACTATAAACTCTAGTAACAAACTGCCTAATCCTTCAGATCTTTCTTCTTAAATCATGCCATTATGAAGGCTGCTTGGGATGTGACCACAGCCCATGGCCTCAAACTTAGAAACGCAAACTAAGTCACACCTATGATTTGGTGTTAGTGGCACCACATACTAACCTCATGAACTCaacagatataattttttttaaagatttatttatttattcatgagagacagagagaggcagagacacaggcagagggagaagcaggctccatgaagggagcctgatgtgggactcgatcccagggccccaggatcataccttgggctgaaggcggcgctaaaccgctgagccacccaggctgcccaagagataTAATTTCTAAAGCATTCTTTTCCCGTTTAGATCAATGGTACATAATGAAGCCTTGCACAGAAGATAATTTTACACTTAAACAATTTCTATGTATTTGGCAATCTGATCCAACTTTTTCCAAGCATAACCATGAAGAGCAGAGAGTAAAAAATTAGATTTGTAGGAATGATGAAATATCTTGTTAGCTGGAAATATCAAAACACAAAGGATGACCAAAACAGTTTGACCGTATAAATAATTTCATGAACAATAACGCTTTGTAGCAATATAGCTTCAGTTGTATACCTTccttaaattgttcttttttttttttttttttggtaatacacCTCATTAGAAATCTCTGTGTTGACTTGTTATACTCTGAACTGCCCCTTCTAataagcaaattttatttatttattcttgagagacacacacagagggagagggagaggcagaggaagaagcaggctctatgcagggaagggagcctgatgtgggactcgatcccagccaggatcacgccctgggcccagccaggctcacgccctgggctgaaggcaggcactaaaacgctgagccaccagggctgccctaaagctgTTTTTCAAACTACCACATATGAAGTGCCTACTGTGTCAGGCCTTAATTAGACACTCCGAGTAAATGATGAGACTCAGAAATGTCAGTGATTTAATGGATACTCTGCAAATTAATCTACAAACctgttccttttttaagattatttctctctctctatttatttgacacagagagaaagccagagactgCCAATTAATCTATAAACctgttccttttttaagattacttccctatctctctctctctatatctatctaaatttatttgacacagagaaagccagagaaCAAAGGCTGAGGGAATGACAGGGAATGACAGcctgaggcaaagggagaagtagactcccacactgagcggggagccctcTGTAGGGCTCAatccttgggatcatgacctgagccgaaggcatacgctttaactgactgagccacccaggtgcccctacaaaccTGTTCCTGACCCATGGGGTCTCCAATATCCCTTAAACACTGACTCCCTATATTAGAATCTCATTGGGATGTTCTTTAATTACTTGccatttctagaaaataagtGGCCAGATTGCTCCTGGGTTCTACttgatttccttaaaaaaaaaaaaaaaattcctttcctttatgGAAAAAAGGAATCCCTTTACTTCCTCCATTCCTATCAGGATTCCTATCTTTAATAGGAATTCCAACAGGTTCTCTCTCACAAGTGTGTGGTAGAAAAAAAAGTAGGTATAGCAGGGCGAGCTAGAGGGGAAGGTAGGGGCTGGAGACAGATGGAGGGGAgaaagaagtgtgtgggaaaagTGCCTCTCTGCTGCAGAGCTAGGAAACTACTGTTCCTcttgttaaaaaattaatggagAAACCAGGATTTTTTAGATAACAACCTGACATCTTGAACTATTTGATACTTGCCTAAAATTTTTTAACAGTGCACAGGTTTCAGGGTCACAAGGCCCACCTCTAAAACTAGATACAGTATTTCTTAGAGGAGTGGACTCTGTTTATATAGCCTAACATCAGAGGCTCAaatttcttcattcataaaacCGACGTAATAATGCCTCAGCAAAAGGTGGTCATGAGGATCCAGGAAAACACTGTATATCAGAACGGCATCAGCAGGTGACaaagaacaaaggggaaaggggCATGGTGAAAAATATCTGCCCTGCCTCAGGATTCCTAACACTCCAACTCCTCTCCTTACCCCCAAACTTCTGCTTCTTCATCAAGGAGTGATGAAGGACTCCTACTCCACTCTTTtcctcctgccccgccccccccccccccccccatttctaaTCTAGTCACAGGCCTCCAGTGTCCTGAACGACAAGGTCACTTACAGAGGGGTATTCGTTCTTCACTGGCAGTTTGTTCAGGTAGCTGTAGGTCTTATCTTTCTGGATGGGGCAGTTGATTCCACTCTTACAACCATCAGCCTCAGGAATGGGAAAGGGAACTGCGACGCCCAACACGATGCCATGCACCACGGCTTTGCTACTTTGAGATGGAAtatctaagaggaaaaaaaagagaatcagagaGTGAAGGAAACAGCCTGTTTCTAAACTGTAGGTGAAAAATTCAGTTATGTTCCCAAGCAATGGCAGTGCTATGATAGCAAATCATAAAGTCTGTACTTCTTAATTCtcagtctgtttttctttgtagttatGCTTGATACTTCTGTGAATGCTACAGAATTAAgtattaactcaaaaaaaaaaaaaaaaaaaagcaactaagcAACCAAAAGGGTGTTTTCACTGCTCTCACCCCCACCTTGCTTGCTCTTCACTGTCTTTCGGTTTCTCGGGAGAACCAGAGCTACGTAAATAACCTTATCCAACAAAGTAATGGAATTTTTTGGCAGTAAACtttctttatattaattatatcagCTTTTATCAGTGTACCGGGTTATCTTACAGAGCTTTAGAAGATTGGCCTCTGAATTCTCAAATGCCCTGCCACAGGATTCCATTAGATAttaagaacaaaatggaaaggaatcAGGGAAGCCctagtggcgcagcagtttagcgccacctgcagcccagggcgtgatcctggagaccctggatggagtcccgtcaggctctctgtgtgatgcctgcttctccctctgcctgtgtctctgcctctctctgtctctatgaataaataagtaaataaaatcttaaaaaaaaaaaaaaaaaaaaaaaggaaaggaatcccCACAGAAATGCCATGAGCTGTAACAATAAGAGAGAACCCTTTAGAAACTGGGTAAGATTAGAAAGAGGAGGTACATTTATTGCCATCCCGCTACCCTCCACATCACAAGATGGGCAGGaggaataaatacaataaattagTGCAACTAGAATTATAAGCTGTTAGGTTATTTTGGAGATCTGGAATATTGGCTCTGTTTCCTTTCTGGGTTGAggattatttttgtttagaaGGTACATTCTTGGTTTGGGACAAGAATGGGGGCAGTGTATTGTCCAGGAAAGAAAACAACTCTAGTTATTTGGAGCTATGTTTAGGCTTAAGAACAGATGATTACAGGAACTTTGAGATTTCTTATTAGACTGCTCTGTCTAGTTCCatagataaaaaataaggaaaggattCAAAATAGATGCCCTTTCTAGAAATGaagctcagatttttttcttgggtCCCAAATGAATTCCCTAAACCTTATAGAAGGTAAGTCTGAGCTTTGCACAAGTTGGAAGGGAGATCACAGAGTTCCTGGCTGCAATTCTCCTTCCCCACATCACCACCCTCATTCCAATACGTGGGACTGATGTTACgctttaaaatgaatttgaaggCAAGAGCCACTTTTACTCACTACTGGTGAAGGTGACATTGACACTGTAAGATTGGCCTTTGTGCAGTTTGCAAGGCTGGGCAGGGCATGGGTTCACATTCAGTTCTTTTATAACTCCAACTGCAGAacctgttaaaaaagaaaaatgaattggaaTAGGAAGGAAAATGAATCACCTATGCTGTCCCCTACCTAATGGGAGGGTGCTCTGTTCTCCAGGAAACTCTTCATATTTGATGGCTGAAGGGGAAATAAAATCAGTTAAGTATAAAAAGCTAGCTCCcaggcagcatgggtggctcagcggtttagcaccgccttcagcccagggcatgatcctggagacctgggatcgagtcccttgtcgggctccctgcatggagcctgcttctccctctgcctgtgcctctgcctttgtctctctctctctctcattaataaatacattaaatctcaaaaaaaaaaaaaaaaaaaaaaaagcccgctCCCCTGCTCTATATCCTGGGAGGGCTATACCAGGGAAagtcatccccacccctccttccaTCCCCATGCAAGATTTAAAGCAGAATACATATGGCACAAGTGATGACTGCTTCAGCCTCAGGGCTGCCATTTCCACTTGGACTCTCAAGACTGGCTGCTCTTCAActgccctcccccacttcctctcATCCTGTCTGGCATTGCTCCAAATTGGTGGTCTCTGAGCTTTGTGTACCCCTACCagtgaaaacaattttaagaatgcATCTGCAGTATACAGGTGTACACTCCACTTTGGAAATGTGTTCTTCGAAATAAGTGTCTTTGAGACGAGGTGTCTGCTTTTTTAGTCTAAACAAAGACAGAAGTGCTATTTGCTCCCAGTAAATGCTTGAcctaaagaagttaaataaaatctttaaaaatctcactGCCTCGggatgcccgagtggctcagtggttgagcgcctcccttcggcccagggtgtgatcctagagtcttgggatcgagtcccacatcaggctccctgcatggagcctgcttctccctctgcctgtgtttctgcctctctctgtgtgtatgtctctcatgaataaataaatgaaatgtttaaaaaaaaatctcactccCTCACCTAGGCCCCTGAAACTGGACAGCTGAATTTGGAGAGAATGCAAGCAAACTGCTAACACCACCTATACCAAGGAAAGTTTAAGCTCTGCCATTTGGCCATCATGGCTGAGAGGTTGGTTCTGGGACCTGACACTTGAGTTTGCAATCTCACAGGTTCCCTGACTTCCTGTGAAGCCTCAAAACAAGCTACTTTATTCCTCTGGGGATAATAAGTGAGTAGCCTCCTAGGGTCAGTGAGCTAACACACATATAGCTCTCAGGTAAGTGTTTGCAACACAGTAGTTCTGTGTAAGTGTTCATTTTATTACCATCACGTCAGGATTCAGTCCATGAATTTAATCTAGAATAGTTGCTCCTGGGTGGGTTAGCAAGTTCCCTCTTGACTAAAAAGGTGAGCCTCTCCTTTGCAGTCATCAGGTTAGTAGCTTAGCCCATAGGATATGAAATGAGAAACTCATGTAAATGTACTTGGCTTTCTGAGCCTGTGCCAGCTCTTGGGTGGGACAGTTTCATCATACTGACCAAAAGTGTTCCAGCTAGGTCTATAAATAATAACTTGCTGTCTCtcatcctcagcttccttctccaGCATGGCAATGTTCTCAAAACACACATGCAAGAATTCTCTTCTTTAAACACTGTCTTCCAATCTGTCTTCCTACCTTCTAcgaacaggaaaaaatatccagaaCTCTAATTAATAACCCACTGAAAATCAGTGCTTAAGCCAGAGCTTTCGACATCCACTTCTATCTGCTTCTTTCAAGGCTGGGTCACCTGATCTAGTGGGACCTGAATAAAAGGTACTACTTGTAGCTCCTTCATCCAGCTTTCCTGACAAGAGGTTCTTGGACTTTCAATGTCAATAGAACAATCTCAGTCCTAAAATGGCAAAAACAGCAAAACCAGTTTGCTTGGCCCCATTGCTTACTTGAGGAAATACCACTCCAGAGTGGTAGAATGGAACTTGAAAACCTTTTGATGTGGGCACTGAAGTTTTTACATTGTTATTTTCCAATtcaaaagtaaattgaaaatctgtaaccggaaaaaaaaaaaaatctgtaactgaAACCATCCTTCCTTTAAGATGTTCTTGCCATAGGGGTACATCTGCTTTTTTCAAATGAGAACAATCTCTGGATTTGGTttccatagcttttttttttttttttttttatgttaatgttaCCACAGAAACTCAAGTGGTTCACAAACACCCACTAACTTCCTACAGCTTACTAGCTGTGAGAACTTGAGTAAGTTACTCcatgtgcctgtttcctcatctgtaaaaaagatCCCGAGGGTTGGATGAGTTAATAAAGTTAATATAGTATCTTCATAAAAAATTTGGCCACTAAGTTTAATGGAGGGAAACGCAGTAATTTGAGATAATAGCATTTTTCAAGTGCCAGTAGTTCATTGGACAGgatttgttaggttttttttttttttttaattttatttatttattcatgagagacacagagagaggcagagacacaggcagagggagaagcaggctccacgcagggagcctgacgtgggactcgacccctgtctccaggatcacgccctgggctgaaggcagatgcttaactgctgagccacccaggcaacccgaTTTGTTAGATATTAATAGGCCAGCAGTCTTTACTCCTTCATCAGTCCTGTCCCCTGGTCTACTTTCCTTTTGCCTCAACAAGAATGCCTCACAGATTTtgatggaatgcctgggtggctcagcggttgagcatctgcctttggcccggggtgtaatcctggagacctgggatcgagtcctacgtcaggctccctgtatggggcctgcttctccctctgcctgtgtctctgcctctctctgtgtgtctctcatgaataaataaataaaatcttaaaaaaaaaaaaagaattttgacaaCATAGTATAAAGAGTATTTATTCCctcatttaccttttcttttttttttcatttaccttttcaacaaatatttattgagcagttactATTACCTGGGCACTAGACATAAAGCATCAAACTTATTCCGGTTCCCATTCTGCTGGGTGACTTTGAGTAAGCATATCTAACATCTCTGGAATTCAGAGTGATTGACTACAGGATCTCCAGGTTGCCTTCCAGCTcataaatcttataaaatgtCTTCTTTCATGTCTCATTACACCTTTGCACTTCGGGAAAAGTTCTGCTCGAAACAATTCTATAGACTTGACTGAAGGAGCTCATTATTTCGtaccctccccctccgcccccctccccccgtcgGATTTCCCAACAAAGATCCCTACCACAGCAACAAGAGCGGGTTGTGTGTCACAAGCTGTGACCAGCAAcacgagtttttttttttttttctttaacttcaaagctgtttccattttatttctttttttttttttttacttttacctgAATTTTACCTGTTAACAATTTTAGGGAGAAGGACACTAAAATACTATGGCACGGTTTCCCCCAGGCAACATCTTTCCCAGGGAAAACCTTGACACAAAATTGAGATCCACCAAAACTCATCAACTGCATTACTAAAAGGCTGATAGATTGAATTTCATGTAATCATAAAACAGCATAAATAGAAATCTATGGATCTTATATTACAGTGCTTTATACACATATCACCAGTCTTGGCCCCCCAAAAAAGTAAAGCTATTTTATTAAgtataaaatagtaaaactgtGCCTGCTAATTACATTTTCTACCAACCAGAAAAATGGCAGCATACATGGAAAATATAAAGCTCCTTTGGATCACATATCATAGTTCAAAAGAACTATAGCTTTTCTTTGCCTATTATGCAGAAATGTAGCTGTAATTGGCAACACGAGTTTTATATCCAGGAGGAAAAAGTGATTAAGAAGCACAAAATCATATAGCTCAAAGGAAGCGGTGATGGAAGAAATCATGCAAAGGAGAATGGACTTTTGACTTGCCAgcaaaaagggaaatttaaaagaaaagcaaacggcgtggggagggagagggcatcCGAGATAAGGGGCatacaaaaaaaggaagttgtgacaccccccacccgccaccccccacGCCCCGCGCAGCACTGGGACCTTCCACGGCCGGCCCTACCGACTTCAAGAACTTCAGCAAAAGGCCCAGCTCCAGGAAACGCCCAGGGACCCCAATCGCGCGTCCCAGGACAGAGACAAAGTTGCGTGCCGTCGGGTTTCGCCGCGGGCACCGGCTCCCTAACGGCGGCCCGCCGCAGCCCGCTCCCGGAGGGTCCCACGCcgagccccgccgcccgcggggCCCGCCCCACCGAGCCCGGGGGCTCGGGGCAGGGTTCGGGGGGGCTCCCGCAGAGGGCGCGGGAATCTCGGGCAGGTTCGGACTCACCACAGTCCTTGAAATGCACCGGCTCCGCCAGGGCCGAGGCGCCGAGCGCCAGGAGCAGGAACGCGGCGACCAAGAGACGCATCGCGGCTAGACAGGTTCCAAGCGCTCCAGGGAGGAAGAAGCGACCGCCTCAGTCACAAGATAACCTGCCGGGGTGGGCCAGGGGAGGATCCCGGTCAGGCGACCAGTCACCAGTAACCCGGGCTGGGCCCGCCCGCGGCCCGCCCGCGGCCCGCCCCCTGCTCCAGGCTCCCGAGAGCCGCGTTTGGCTCGGGCCCGCCCAGACGCCGGCTGTCTCCGCCCATCCtgcccgccccgggccccgccggcTAGGCTccggctccgccccgccccctccccgccccggcgctccgccccctcccctccccgccccctccccgccccggcgcTCCGCCCGAGCCTCTTGGCACGCCCCCTCCGTCGTGAGAGCATCCCTAGCCAATCAAATCCCGTCTCCTCCAGCACCACCCAATAGGTGTGCTCGGAGGCGGGGTCTCCGTGGGTGGAGACCGGGGATTGGAGCAGAGGATTGGAGTGACGCGAGGGGCAGAGTCTGTGGAGGAAGATGGCGGCCGTCGGCGGGTTGTCTGTAGCGGTGGCTGCGTTAAGGGCGGTCACTCCGTGGGCAAGGGGCAGGTACCACGTCTACAAAGGCACTTGGGGAGGGTGTTAAGTTCTGCGCCTCCGGGTCTAAGGGGGAAACTAAGGCCTGCGGGGGAGGCGAGGGTTTGGCGGGAGGCTGTCCAGGTGgaagccaccaggtgtccctctgctGCGGGGCTCATCCTCCTGCCTTGCGCTGCAGGCTCCTCGCGGCCTTTCGCGGACCTCAGGCTCGTCGGGAAACGTCGTCCTCCAGCCCCGAGGCCGGCGAAGGGCAGATCCACCTCACTAACAGCTGCGTCCAGGTAGGCGTGCGGCGACTGCCCGGGGTACGGGGACTGCCCCTTGgcctccccttctttctctctttgcctggcGTTCttgatccccaccccccaccccatctttttttttttttttttccttcaattcagAGGCTTCTGGAAATCACCGAAGGGTCAGAATTCCTCAGGCTGGAAGTGGAGGGAGGTGGATGCTCCGGATTCCAATACAAATTTTCACTGGATACAGTTATCAACCCCGACGACAGGCAAGAAGGAAGGGGTGGGTCTTCTGAGAACGTGTGGGAGGGATAAAAGTGGACGTTTAACTTCAAATTTAAAGGATCTgctaatgggatccctgggtggcgcagcggtttggcgcctgcctttggcccagggcgcgatcctggagacccgggatcgaatcccacatcgggctcccggtgcatggagcctgcttctccctctgcctgtgtctctgcctctctctctctctctctatgactatcataaataaataaaaacaacaacaaaaaaaaaataaaggatctgCTAAGAACGCCTAACACCACCATTCTCACGCAGTGGGAGTACAAGTGAAGATTTGTTGTCATGACTCAGAACAACCATGTTATAGGAGGAAAGTTGGCCTGCCTAGGTCCTAAGTCCCTAAACATTGACCACTATTCATTCCATTGACTCTTTGgatcagagaaaagcaaaagcagcaCCTGTTTTAGAGGTAATGAGGAATGCCTCACCTGTATTTGGTCAACAGGATGTGCACCTTGGGGCTCAGAGGATATTGTGTATTTGGTGTTTATGATCGTCATTAATGTTTTCCTCCTGTCTTTTCAGGGTATTTGAACAGGGTGGGGCAAAAGTGGTGGTTGACTCTGATAGCTTGGCCTTCGTGAAAGGGGCCCAGGTGGACTTCAGCCAAGAACTGATCCGAAGCTCGTTTCAAGTGTTGAACAATCCTCAAGCACAGCAAGGCTGCTCCTGTGGATCATCCTTCTCTATCAAACTTTGATGTAACAACAGGTGATCCAGAGATTGCCACCGCTTGTACCAGTTTGAGGAACCTGGGATTAGTAGAATTCTAGAGGTTTCCTTCCAATCATGTCCTTCTCTCAATTTTATTTCCCTCAGTCCAGGAATGTTGTGTTTTGCCACTGTTATTTTCAGAATATGAAGCTTTTACACTTGATTTAATTCCACTCACACATTTCTAAGGCTAAGCCTCCAGGTGCTGTGATCTAAGATCTACTGACTGGTTGAAACCCACCCAGTATAATCTGTAGAGCCTCCAAGCTTCCAAAATTTGGAGTTTGTTTTCTGAGCTTCACAGCTGCTTATATATAGGTGTATAGCTATGTATAAAAGCTTCATTTTGAAGAAAGTCCTTATTTACTTGTGTTCTGGATCAGGGTCACAGATTGGGTAGCTTGAACACCGGCTAGGCTAGAGAGGATGAGAAAGGCAAagggaagattctttttttcatctcACTCTTCTGAATGTGCTAGTTGAAatccttctttttctccacttcccATTTGTTAGGgtagatatatttttctctcttactaGCCTGTGTGCTAGATTCATAAAACCAACAGCCCACCCAGAAAACTTGGATCTAACTAACTCTCACTGATAACctgaatcatttgaaaaatagtcCCCATACTCCATACTCACACAGACACTTAAAGATTCTGTGATCATTCAGTGACTGAGTCTTTTTAGGATACATTGTTTCACTTAATGCTGTAAAATGTCACTGGTCTCCTGCTTTGCAGGAAGTGGTCCATTTATTGGTATAGATAATGGATAGTTAGGGATTTTCTTTCAGGTTGGATTACCAGATAAAATGATGCCcagttaaatatgaatttcaaataaacgacaaataacttttattatgtcccaaatatttcatgaaacatctactaaaaattatttgtcatttatttgaaattcaaatttaactgggcattgtgtatttttatttgttaaaccTGGCAACTTTTTTTTAGGGTCACtgaaagaaaagcttttaaagCCAAGtccattaaattttaaagttattgttTGGGTATGGCACTTAATTAGGCTACAGAACTAGAATAATTGTGGCATGTATGTGACAGTGCTGGGGGATCCGGAACTGTGTGGACAGACaactaaaaaaagacaaatcccaCCATCACAACAAATGATTTATTAATGTTTATGTTGGGGAAACCACAACCAAATTGATTCAAATTGATTCTGGAAAAATTATTGGTTAAGCCTTTGTTTTCCTAAAAGTTCATTACAGCAAAAACTTAAATTTCTGAACTGGATTGGAATTAAG
This Canis lupus familiaris isolate Mischka breed German Shepherd chromosome 8, alternate assembly UU_Cfam_GSD_1.0, whole genome shotgun sequence DNA region includes the following protein-coding sequences:
- the NPC2 gene encoding NPC intracellular cholesterol transporter 2 precursor; the encoded protein is MRLLVAAFLLLALGASALAEPVHFKDCGSAVGVIKELNVNPCPAQPCKLHKGQSYSVNVTFTSNIPSQSSKAVVHGIVLGVAVPFPIPEADGCKSGINCPIQKDKTYSYLNKLPVKNEYPSIKLVVQWMLLGDNNQHLFCWEIPVQIEG
- the ISCA2 gene encoding iron-sulfur cluster assembly 2 homolog, mitochondrial, with the translated sequence MAAVGGLSVAVAALRAVTPWARGRLLAAFRGPQARRETSSSSPEAGEGQIHLTNSCVQRLLEITEGSEFLRLEVEGGGCSGFQYKFSLDTVINPDDRVFEQGGAKVVVDSDSLAFVKGAQVDFSQELIRSSFQVLNNPQAQQGCSCGSSFSIKL